A genomic window from Microbacterium sp. H1-D42 includes:
- a CDS encoding LLM class flavin-dependent oxidoreductase — translation MKAFGFLSFGHYADVPGSVTRTAGDMLKQTIEIAEGADEIGVNGAYVRVHHWARQAASPMPLLTAMAARTKRIEVGTGVIDLRYENPLQLAEEAATLDLIADGRVALGVSRGSPETALRGYETFGYFDSEDKERGSVLAREKFDLFLRAVEGERLAPGDPRMVGAGRYLAIEPQSPTLRDHIWWGSATHASAEDTGRKGLNLMSSTLVTEATGQPFHELQREQIDRFRAAYKQAGHTGSPRVSVSRSVFPLMNDQDRGYFGLRSAESGDQIGIIDGMRSTFGKTYAAEPDALIEQLKADEAVMAADTLMLTIPNQLGPAYNLHVLESFAKHVAPALGWKPNTEGPVQGDAVA, via the coding sequence ATGAAGGCTTTCGGTTTCCTCTCATTCGGCCACTACGCCGACGTGCCAGGGTCGGTGACCCGCACGGCGGGCGACATGCTCAAGCAGACCATCGAGATCGCCGAGGGCGCTGATGAGATCGGCGTCAACGGCGCGTATGTGCGCGTGCACCACTGGGCACGGCAGGCGGCATCGCCGATGCCGTTGCTGACGGCGATGGCCGCCCGCACGAAGCGCATCGAGGTCGGCACCGGCGTCATCGACCTGCGGTACGAGAACCCACTGCAGCTCGCCGAAGAGGCCGCCACGCTCGATCTCATCGCCGACGGGCGAGTGGCCCTCGGCGTCAGCCGCGGTTCGCCCGAGACCGCACTGCGCGGCTATGAGACGTTCGGCTACTTCGACAGCGAAGACAAAGAGCGCGGCAGTGTGCTCGCCCGCGAGAAGTTCGACCTGTTCCTGCGCGCAGTCGAAGGTGAGCGCCTCGCTCCCGGCGACCCTCGCATGGTCGGCGCCGGTCGGTATCTGGCGATCGAGCCGCAGTCACCCACATTGCGTGACCACATCTGGTGGGGATCGGCGACCCACGCGAGTGCTGAGGACACCGGTCGCAAGGGTCTCAACCTGATGAGCTCGACTCTGGTGACCGAGGCCACCGGGCAGCCGTTCCACGAACTGCAGCGTGAGCAGATCGACCGGTTCCGCGCCGCGTACAAGCAGGCTGGCCACACCGGCTCGCCCCGCGTCTCGGTGAGCCGCAGCGTGTTCCCGCTGATGAACGACCAGGACCGTGGCTACTTCGGGCTGCGCAGCGCCGAGAGCGGCGACCAGATCGGCATCATCGACGGGATGCGCTCGACGTTCGGCAAGACGTACGCGGCAGAGCCGGATGCGCTCATCGAGCAGCTCAAGGCCGACGAGGCCGTGATGGCCGCCGACACGCTGATGCTGACGATCCCGAACCAGCTCGGCCCCGCCTACAACCTGCACGTGCTGGAGTCGTTCGCGAAGCACGTGGCGCCGGCGCTGGGGTGGAAGCCGAACACGGAAGGGCCGGTGCAGGGAGACGCCGTCGCGTAG
- a CDS encoding DUF6049 family protein: protein MTSTHPREASRPRARRLLSRLAAVVVVGSLALGGASAASADENSDAPEPGDTTVELFVSTGSGTAIEPGGPLVSTVTLENGADTDLSAGTVTVQVSRSPLADSAALNSWLGDGVVSDTFHTVASEPTPVVDDGAKAAVNVVVDAVDLGDLSPGVYPVKARLSGASTTGPDGETVPWDLTSTTVLVVSAPGEHTSAVLVPITATPENGSLLTADELATLTAGGGALAGLLDAVTGTTAILAVDPAIPAAIRMLGARAPETAKAWLTELERLPNDVFALQFGDADATVQAAAGLTSLLATPDLAPLIQPEDFPSAADPTPTPDSTPSADPEPTLPDNSELTAILGAHSGVLWPRPEVTEQNLSSFATYLGDTVTTILPSTSFTGAAAAHSTTNGHDVLVVDAAASARLSAAVELDDPAAADRELTAAAGHQFFASQRSTTTILGLDRSETRSPAAVRAALSAFASPASSLAQLRSVKATSAELTSVGTNPRVDSLNRLLSDEQRLTDFSTILEEPALLLNPTRVRVLRTIGVGLDDTEFAAATTAQAERVQETLNAVGIQQPKAVQLFTSAAPLPVWVRNDLPWDVHVSLYSTPSDVRLDIQPVTQVTAQAAGSTRVNIPIEARVASGNVDVTFRLSSPTGVPIGQPAVADVTLRADWEAIGLGILAGLIGLLLVFGIVRTVRRRKSDAAAAAAASDDAATSDQERDE, encoded by the coding sequence ATGACCTCGACGCACCCCCGCGAAGCCTCACGCCCGCGCGCGCGCCGGCTGCTGAGCCGCCTCGCCGCGGTGGTCGTCGTCGGCTCGCTCGCCCTGGGTGGTGCGTCCGCAGCGTCCGCCGATGAGAATTCGGATGCCCCTGAGCCGGGCGACACCACCGTCGAGCTCTTCGTCTCGACCGGTTCCGGCACGGCGATCGAGCCCGGCGGGCCGCTGGTGAGCACCGTCACGCTCGAGAACGGCGCCGACACGGATCTCAGCGCCGGCACCGTGACCGTGCAGGTGAGCCGCAGCCCTCTCGCCGACAGTGCCGCGCTGAACTCCTGGCTGGGCGACGGCGTCGTGTCCGACACCTTCCACACGGTCGCCTCCGAGCCGACCCCCGTGGTCGACGATGGTGCCAAGGCCGCGGTGAATGTGGTCGTGGATGCCGTCGATCTGGGTGACCTCAGCCCCGGTGTCTATCCGGTGAAGGCACGACTGTCGGGCGCGAGCACGACCGGCCCCGACGGTGAGACCGTGCCCTGGGACCTCACATCCACGACCGTACTCGTGGTGTCGGCGCCCGGCGAGCACACTTCTGCTGTGCTCGTTCCGATCACCGCGACCCCTGAGAACGGCTCGCTGCTGACTGCGGATGAACTCGCGACGCTCACCGCCGGCGGCGGCGCGCTGGCCGGCCTCCTTGACGCCGTCACCGGTACGACGGCGATCCTCGCGGTCGACCCCGCGATCCCTGCCGCGATCCGGATGCTGGGTGCGCGGGCTCCTGAGACGGCGAAAGCCTGGCTGACCGAACTCGAGAGGCTGCCGAACGACGTCTTCGCACTGCAGTTCGGCGATGCGGATGCCACCGTGCAGGCTGCCGCCGGTCTGACGTCCCTGCTCGCGACCCCTGACCTTGCGCCGCTGATCCAGCCGGAGGACTTCCCCTCCGCCGCTGATCCCACCCCGACCCCGGACAGCACGCCGTCCGCCGATCCCGAGCCGACGTTGCCCGACAACAGCGAGCTCACGGCGATTCTCGGCGCGCACTCCGGCGTCCTGTGGCCGCGGCCAGAGGTCACCGAGCAGAACCTCTCGTCTTTCGCGACGTACCTCGGCGACACCGTCACGACCATCCTGCCCTCCACGTCATTCACTGGCGCCGCTGCCGCTCACAGCACCACGAACGGCCATGATGTGCTGGTCGTCGATGCGGCAGCATCCGCCCGGTTGTCCGCCGCGGTCGAACTCGACGACCCGGCCGCCGCTGATCGGGAGCTCACCGCGGCCGCTGGTCATCAGTTCTTCGCGTCGCAGCGTTCGACCACGACGATCCTGGGGCTGGATCGCTCCGAGACCCGCTCACCCGCCGCTGTCCGGGCGGCGCTGAGCGCGTTCGCCTCGCCGGCATCCTCACTCGCTCAGCTGAGATCCGTGAAGGCGACATCGGCTGAGCTGACGTCAGTAGGGACGAATCCGCGCGTCGACTCCCTGAATCGGCTGCTCTCCGACGAGCAGCGCCTGACCGACTTCTCGACCATTCTCGAAGAACCCGCGCTGCTGCTGAACCCCACGCGCGTCCGCGTGCTGCGCACGATCGGCGTCGGGCTTGATGACACCGAGTTCGCCGCCGCGACGACCGCGCAGGCAGAGCGCGTGCAGGAGACTCTCAACGCCGTGGGAATCCAGCAGCCCAAAGCGGTGCAGCTGTTCACCTCGGCAGCTCCCCTGCCGGTGTGGGTGCGCAACGACCTGCCGTGGGACGTGCACGTCTCGCTGTACAGCACGCCTTCGGATGTGCGGCTCGACATCCAGCCCGTCACCCAGGTCACAGCGCAGGCCGCTGGCAGCACCCGCGTGAACATCCCGATCGAGGCGCGCGTGGCCAGCGGCAACGTCGATGTGACGTTCCGCCTGAGCAGCCCCACCGGTGTGCCGATCGGTCAGCCGGCCGTCGCGGATGTGACGCTGCGCGCTGACTGGGAGGCCATCGGGCTCGGCATCCTCGCCGGGCTCATCGGGCTGCTGCTCGTGTTCGGCATCGTGCGCACGGTGCGGCGACGGAAGTCGGATGCTGCTGCGGCTGCTGCTGCTTCGGATGACGCAGCGACCTCAGATCAGGAGCGCGATGAGTAG
- the murJ gene encoding murein biosynthesis integral membrane protein MurJ — protein sequence MSSLGRASAILGAGTLISRVTGLVRTIVLVAAIGSIGRPADAFAVANQLPNNVFTIIQTGILTAVIIPQIVKSAAHKDGGRAYISKLFTLGTMVFLVVTALAMAIAPWLVMLYGPKFTPDQMALAIAFAYWCLPQIFFYGLYALIGETLNAKRVFGPYTWTPVANNIISIAGFLIFIALFGGNQNVVDVWDPTMIAVLGGTATLGIALQAALLLFAWRRTGLSLRPDFRWRGVGLGEVGTLAGWTFLMVIAGQIAGLIQTRVVTDASGEHPSTALMMAAWLVFMLPYSIFAISIGTPYFTQIAEHAAAGRRDEVRSDVARCMRFVSLFVVGSGVALAVAAVPATRIFTESAAQAVEAAPVLVCYLVGLVPLSLLFIVQRAFYAFGDTRTPFLFTLVQVALIVGFSYLAAAVAPLSQLAAAVALGQSLAGLVQTIIAILILRKRLGGLELPQTLLSLGRFFIAAIPAGLAGWGAYVLMGAGDGWTAGQTGMTFVDKMLGAVGTGVIGLIAVVVYAVVLVLLRAPELAGAGALVKRFLPGR from the coding sequence ATGAGTAGTCTCGGCCGGGCCAGCGCGATTCTCGGTGCGGGCACATTGATCTCGCGCGTCACCGGGCTCGTCCGCACGATCGTGCTCGTCGCGGCGATCGGCAGCATCGGTCGCCCGGCCGATGCGTTCGCCGTGGCCAATCAGCTGCCGAACAACGTCTTCACGATCATCCAGACCGGCATCCTCACGGCCGTGATCATCCCGCAGATCGTGAAGTCCGCGGCGCACAAGGACGGTGGCCGGGCGTACATCTCGAAGCTGTTCACGCTGGGCACCATGGTGTTCCTCGTCGTCACGGCGCTTGCGATGGCGATCGCGCCGTGGCTGGTCATGCTCTACGGGCCGAAGTTCACACCAGATCAGATGGCACTGGCTATCGCGTTCGCCTACTGGTGCCTGCCGCAGATCTTCTTCTACGGCCTGTACGCGCTGATCGGCGAGACGCTGAACGCCAAGCGGGTGTTCGGGCCGTACACGTGGACCCCGGTCGCGAACAACATCATCTCGATCGCCGGATTCCTGATCTTCATCGCCCTCTTCGGAGGCAACCAGAACGTCGTCGACGTATGGGATCCGACCATGATCGCCGTGCTCGGCGGCACCGCCACGCTCGGGATCGCCCTGCAGGCCGCTCTGCTGCTGTTCGCCTGGCGCCGCACCGGGCTGTCGCTTCGCCCCGACTTCCGCTGGCGCGGGGTGGGTCTCGGCGAGGTCGGCACGCTGGCCGGCTGGACGTTCCTGATGGTCATCGCGGGGCAGATCGCCGGCCTCATCCAGACCAGAGTCGTCACGGATGCATCCGGCGAGCATCCCTCCACCGCACTGATGATGGCTGCGTGGCTGGTGTTCATGCTGCCGTACTCGATCTTCGCGATCTCGATCGGCACCCCGTACTTCACGCAGATCGCCGAGCATGCCGCCGCCGGCCGCCGCGACGAGGTGCGCAGCGACGTCGCCCGGTGCATGCGCTTCGTGTCGCTGTTCGTGGTGGGATCTGGCGTCGCCCTCGCCGTCGCTGCGGTTCCCGCGACTCGCATCTTCACCGAGAGCGCCGCCCAGGCCGTCGAAGCCGCACCCGTGCTGGTCTGCTATCTGGTGGGCCTCGTCCCGCTGTCGCTGCTGTTCATCGTGCAGCGCGCGTTCTACGCCTTCGGTGACACCCGCACACCGTTCCTGTTCACCCTCGTGCAGGTCGCGCTGATCGTCGGCTTCTCGTACCTGGCCGCCGCTGTCGCGCCGCTGAGCCAGCTCGCCGCCGCGGTCGCCCTCGGGCAGTCGCTCGCCGGGCTCGTGCAGACGATCATCGCGATCCTCATCCTGCGTAAGCGCCTCGGCGGCCTCGAGCTGCCGCAGACCCTGCTGTCACTGGGTCGCTTCTTCATCGCGGCGATCCCTGCGGGCCTTGCCGGCTGGGGTGCGTACGTGCTGATGGGCGCCGGCGACGGCTGGACCGCAGGGCAGACCGGCATGACCTTCGTCGACAAGATGCTCGGCGCCGTCGGCACGGGAGTCATCGGGCTGATCGCCGTCGTCGTGTACGCCGTGGTGCTCGTGCTGCTTCGTGCGCCGGAGCTCGCGGGCGCCGGCGCACTGGTCAAGCGCTTCCTGCCCGGCCGCTGA
- a CDS encoding alkaline phosphatase family protein, with amino-acid sequence MESEAESESGQNDHSESDTSRRNFLRIGGAALAGAAVGGVGGAAIAASIAQRDERFETDPEYAALNPRHEPGFDHIVVLMGENRSFDNLLGYLYSKNDLPADAEFEGLAFGDHANTAPDGTRIPAHVYDGPTDRIMGFPDPDPGEEYPHVNTQLFGTVDPPHNADVSASEMKAPFNAPAAGAKATMDGFVTDYETHVRQLGGGKKPSTAEVKHIMGSFSPEMLPVLSTLAREFAVFDHWYSGVPSQTFCNRSFFHASTSHGFVTNHFSGGYEKWLDAEPSPTIFNRLEDAGIPWRVYFDKLQLVSFTGFLHAPVLRKYWKTKRFGTMEDFYADAKKGTLPAYAFIEPRMIYNHNDFHPPFGHLRESTVDGTTFIDSAESDVRAGEVLVHDVYSAIRKSGSAKGSNAINTLLLITFDEHGGCYDHVPPPKAVPPDKSGPGEMGFTFDRLGCRVPAIAVSAYTAKNTIIHDEMHHGSVIATLNRLHGLKPLTARDAGANNLLSVVNLTKPRHPGDWPDTTASFTPPNPEATPGHPAHANKDKPLTPPAEGILGLLLAKSGLPRDRMPKTFGEAYELLESEAKGLFGI; translated from the coding sequence ATGGAATCCGAAGCCGAATCCGAATCCGGTCAGAACGATCATTCAGAATCGGACACCTCCCGCCGCAATTTCCTTCGCATCGGCGGGGCGGCCCTCGCCGGAGCCGCCGTCGGCGGGGTCGGCGGGGCGGCCATCGCGGCATCCATCGCACAGCGCGACGAGCGGTTCGAGACCGATCCGGAATATGCCGCGCTCAATCCGCGACACGAACCCGGCTTCGACCACATCGTCGTGCTGATGGGCGAGAACCGCTCATTCGACAATCTGCTCGGCTACCTGTACTCCAAGAACGACCTGCCGGCGGACGCCGAGTTCGAAGGACTCGCGTTCGGCGATCACGCCAACACCGCCCCCGACGGCACCCGCATCCCGGCACACGTGTACGACGGGCCGACCGACCGGATCATGGGCTTCCCCGACCCGGATCCGGGCGAGGAGTACCCCCACGTGAACACCCAGCTGTTCGGCACGGTCGATCCTCCGCACAACGCCGATGTCTCCGCGTCCGAGATGAAGGCGCCGTTCAACGCGCCCGCGGCTGGGGCGAAGGCGACGATGGACGGCTTCGTCACGGACTACGAGACCCATGTCAGGCAGCTCGGCGGCGGCAAGAAGCCGTCGACCGCAGAGGTCAAGCACATCATGGGCTCGTTCTCGCCCGAGATGCTGCCCGTTCTGTCGACCCTGGCGCGCGAGTTCGCGGTGTTCGACCACTGGTACTCCGGCGTGCCGTCGCAGACGTTCTGCAACAGATCGTTCTTCCATGCCTCCACTTCGCACGGATTCGTCACCAATCACTTCAGCGGCGGCTACGAGAAGTGGCTGGATGCCGAGCCGTCACCGACGATCTTCAACCGGCTGGAAGACGCCGGAATCCCGTGGCGCGTCTACTTCGACAAGCTGCAGCTGGTCTCGTTCACGGGATTCCTGCATGCGCCGGTGCTGCGGAAGTACTGGAAGACCAAGCGGTTCGGCACCATGGAGGACTTCTACGCCGACGCGAAGAAGGGCACGCTGCCGGCGTACGCGTTCATCGAGCCGCGCATGATCTACAACCACAACGACTTCCACCCGCCGTTCGGCCACCTGCGCGAGAGCACGGTCGACGGCACGACCTTCATCGACAGTGCGGAATCCGACGTCAGGGCCGGAGAAGTGCTCGTGCACGACGTGTACTCGGCGATCCGCAAGAGCGGATCGGCGAAGGGATCGAACGCGATCAACACCCTGCTGCTGATCACCTTCGACGAGCACGGCGGCTGCTACGACCACGTACCGCCGCCCAAGGCCGTGCCGCCGGACAAGTCAGGACCGGGAGAGATGGGGTTCACCTTCGATCGCCTCGGATGCCGGGTTCCCGCCATCGCCGTGTCGGCCTACACCGCCAAGAACACGATCATCCACGACGAGATGCACCACGGTTCGGTGATCGCCACCCTGAATCGACTGCATGGCTTGAAGCCCCTCACCGCACGCGATGCAGGAGCGAACAATCTGCTGTCTGTGGTGAACCTGACCAAACCGCGACACCCTGGGGACTGGCCGGACACGACCGCGTCGTTCACTCCCCCCAACCCCGAGGCGACGCCGGGGCATCCCGCGCACGCCAACAAGGACAAGCCGCTGACGCCACCCGCGGAGGGCATCCTCGGTCTGCTGCTCGCCAAGTCGGGGCTGCCTCGCGACCGCATGCCGAAGACCTTCGGCGAGGCCTACGAGTTGCTCGAGTCCGAGGCCAAGGGGCTGTTCGGGATCTAG
- a CDS encoding methyltransferase, which translates to MTAVPDHSRPLPDLIHARALAADLDAADFRSDALRRLWGEEADDALARGLREPILRALGVREDALSTLGRLFVLGMPQPVQDVQAALPRVGVDGLVALGLAVVPGARVAPQALIRPQSFVDADGVGEWWIASDLDEIALGTSLPADHVLGVGGASRTLAELVIQEPVERALDLGTGCGIQALLIARHAGVVVATDISERALAFAELNAQLNGVRNISFRLGSLFDPVAGESFDLIVSNPPFVITPRATGVPEYEYRDGGMVGDALVERFLRAVPTHLAPGGIAQLLGNWESITRSWGGALSGLDRVRSWVEDEVDAWVIQREELTPLAYAELWIRDGGTLPRDAEFTRLLTAWLDDFEARAVTAVGFGYILLRRPAVAGPVLRRFETVTQPVHSLGRALAAGLAAHDVLADGIPQRLVVAPDVTEARHYMPGNDDPSVIELRQGGGFGRTIGVDSALAGFVGACDGELTVAQIAAALADLFDVPLADLWADLEPRIRELVLDGLLIPAEDA; encoded by the coding sequence GTGACGGCCGTGCCGGACCACTCGCGCCCTCTCCCCGATCTCATCCACGCGCGGGCTCTCGCCGCCGATCTGGATGCCGCCGACTTCCGCTCCGATGCGCTCAGGCGGCTGTGGGGGGAGGAGGCCGACGACGCGCTCGCGCGTGGACTGCGCGAGCCGATCCTGCGTGCCCTGGGTGTGCGCGAGGATGCGCTCTCGACACTGGGACGGCTGTTCGTGCTCGGGATGCCCCAGCCTGTGCAGGACGTGCAGGCCGCACTGCCGCGGGTCGGCGTCGACGGCCTGGTCGCGCTCGGCCTCGCGGTCGTGCCGGGTGCGCGCGTGGCGCCGCAGGCGCTGATCCGCCCGCAGTCGTTCGTGGATGCTGACGGTGTAGGCGAATGGTGGATCGCCAGCGACCTCGATGAGATCGCACTGGGCACCTCACTGCCGGCCGATCACGTGCTCGGCGTGGGCGGTGCCTCGCGCACTCTGGCCGAGCTGGTGATCCAGGAGCCGGTCGAGCGAGCGCTGGATCTGGGCACCGGGTGCGGGATCCAGGCGCTGCTCATCGCGCGGCACGCGGGCGTCGTGGTCGCCACCGACATCTCGGAACGGGCGCTGGCATTCGCCGAGCTGAACGCACAGCTCAACGGGGTGCGAAACATCTCGTTCCGACTCGGGAGCCTGTTCGACCCTGTTGCGGGGGAGTCGTTCGACCTCATCGTCTCCAACCCGCCGTTCGTGATCACTCCGCGCGCGACCGGCGTGCCCGAGTACGAGTACCGCGATGGGGGGATGGTCGGCGACGCGCTCGTCGAGCGGTTCCTGCGCGCAGTGCCGACCCATCTGGCGCCAGGCGGCATCGCACAGCTGCTCGGCAACTGGGAGTCGATCACGCGGTCCTGGGGAGGTGCGCTGTCAGGGCTGGACCGGGTGCGCTCGTGGGTGGAGGACGAGGTGGATGCCTGGGTGATCCAGCGCGAAGAGCTGACGCCGCTCGCATACGCCGAGCTGTGGATCCGCGATGGCGGCACGCTGCCCCGCGACGCCGAGTTCACCCGCCTGCTGACCGCCTGGCTCGACGATTTCGAGGCCAGAGCAGTGACCGCCGTCGGATTCGGGTACATCCTGCTGCGCCGGCCAGCGGTTGCGGGACCGGTGCTGCGCCGCTTCGAGACCGTCACACAGCCCGTGCACTCCCTCGGCCGCGCCCTGGCAGCCGGCCTCGCCGCCCATGATGTTCTCGCGGATGGCATCCCCCAGCGACTCGTCGTCGCCCCCGATGTGACCGAGGCGCGCCACTACATGCCAGGCAACGACGACCCCAGCGTGATCGAACTGCGTCAGGGCGGCGGGTTCGGCCGCACCATCGGCGTCGACTCGGCCCTGGCCGGATTCGTCGGCGCGTGCGACGGCGAGCTGACCGTCGCGCAGATCGCCGCTGCCCTGGCTGATCTGTTCGACGTGCCGCTGGCCGACCTGTGGGCCGACCTCGAGCCCCGCATCCGCGAGCTCGTGCTCGACGGCCTGCTCATCCCCGCCGAAGACGCGTGA